GAGTCGATGtgaaatgaggcctgaatgtcgAGTTGGGTTGCACGGTGAAGGCTGAGCGGGAAGACCGAGCCGTGGTCGATGGTGACCTGGCCGAGGTCGGTGGAGTTGGTCCGGAGCGTCTCCACCTCCTGTACCGGCCACTGCAGAAGGTTGCTTCCTGTCTTGGTGTCCAGCACCACCGTCCGAGGGATTGACTGCAACATTAGCAACATACTAAGATTAATTAACAATAATTGATAACTATTCAGCAAAGTATCCTAGGTATCAATCATTGACAACAAAGAAAATAATCCTAGGTAGTATCATTCAACGTCTGAGCGGAAAGAATTGCTAACTAACAGTGTGGTAAGCAGACAAGACAACCCTTTTTCTTGTCTAATCACAATTTGGTTGGTAGTAGCAGAAATTATTTAGTATTTAGTTTGTTGTTAGTACCAAATTGCCAACCTTGGCCTGCCACTAGACCACATGCTACCACATGATTGATTCAAGGGGTATGCAGAGTTTGTTTGTGGGACATAACCTTTTTCTTGTATGTAAAGTATAAACCAAGTTTGGTTCGTGCTAAAAGAAATTGTATCAACAAACTGGCAACAGATTACCAATCTTGGTATCCCAACAGTAGCTGCAACTAGTTTGAGCTGTATGCAAGCTCAAGGAAGCTAAGAGACACTTGACAACGAGATGACAGCAACATTGCTTTAGCTGCTATATATGATGCTGTCTATCCATGATTCATCCCAAGTGGCTGCTATTATTATTTGCATGCATTGACCATGGCCCACCGGGCCATGCCATCATGCCGAGGTGTCTATGGAACCAAACCAAAAGTGTTTGCAACGCTCCTAACCATGCAAATTAAATTCACAAAAGCAACATTTTCTTAAGAATCAACTAATGGAGGTTAATCAACCAATTGATTTCACCATGTTTGCACAACAAGAAGATGTTGACCCCCacaaaaaaacaacaacaacaagatgTTGAAAGTGGCAAGTACCTGGAGGGAGGCCCATCCCTTGGCGACGTCGGCGCGCTCGGAGTCGGTTTCACCGACCCACCCCCAGAGCACACGCCGCTTCTTTGCCGGATCGTAGAAGGTTTTGGACGCGTAGAACTTTCCCCAGTCATACCTCAGCCCGACGCCAACATCGGCGTCGGTGTCCAATGGGGTCCAGATGTTCTTTGCCGCATCGTATCGCCCGAGCGCATAGTAGTCGTGCCGGTCATCGTCCGAGCTCTCCTTCATCACATGCAAAACATCGTCGCCCCCATTTGTGTACGCGGCCTCCACCGCGTCCGTCATATCGATGCCCCTTGCACCGCCGACCGGGTATAAGTCGATGCACTCCCACATCCCCGTCCCCGGTACACGGTGAAGCAACCCGGGGACAAGCTCATAGTCGATGAAATCCTTGGTCTTGTAGGTCATCACCATGCCAGCATGGCGGTCATCCTTGGAGCCGATAACGAGCCGCCATGTGTCATCGGAACCGTCGAACCACGCAGTGGTCGGGTCCCGGAAGTCCTTCTCCCCGACGCCCGGTGGCGGGTACATCACCGGATTGTTCTCATACTTGGTCCAGTTGATTAGTAAGGGATCAGAGGGGTCACTAGGGAAGGCAAGGCACTGGACCTGGACAGAGGCGTTGGTGGAGCCGGTGTAGAGCATGACGATGCGGCCATCGGGAAGGACAGTGGCGGAGCCCGACCAAACGCCGTTCATGTCATACCACTGGTCGGGGGACATTGCGACGGGCAGGTGGCGCCAATGGAGAAGGTCGCGAGAGGCGGCATGACCCCACGCAATCTTGTTGCCCCAAATGGCGCCATCTGGGTTGTACTGGTAGAAGAGGTGGTACCACCCCTTGTAGTACACTGGACCTGAATTTGAATTCTCAAAGAAATGAGTTTCTGATGGAATCTCTAACAAGAATAAGAAACTTAGAGCAATGCCATCATTTGTATTAGTGCAACAAAAGAGGAGATGCGTACCGTTGGGGTCGTTCATCCAGTTCTTCTCGGGCTGGAAGTGGAAGCCGGTGCGCTGCCACTGGAGCATGGCATTGCTCCACGGGAACGCGTTGCCACCGGCGTCCGCCCCAAGCATGCCGCCGTGGGCGCTGGCGCCGGACGTCTTCTCCGAGACGCCGGACTCAGGGCCCCGGCTGCTGGTGCTCATCGGCGCAGCGTCGACCTCGGTCGGGTGGCCGGACATGACGATGCCCGAGGCGGGCAGCTCGCTGGCGAGCCTGACCCCGGCGAGCGCGGCGACAGCAAGGAGCACCGCGGCCAAAGTCAGGAGCACTGCGGCGCACACCGGCCCGGTCCGGCCTGGGCGCGCGCGCCCGGCCTGGGCCTCGTCATCGTCCAGCGGCAGCTGCGCGTAGGAGCATGGCACCAGCGCCGGCATCGAGCCGCGGTCTCTGGTCTCCATTGACATGGAAAAGAGACGGAGGAGACAAAGGATGCCTCGATCTCCGCAGAATCCAAAGGAGGGAGAGGAATTGGTGGGACTGATCAATTATCGCCTCTGCTAAACTTAACAAGAACGAGGAGaatgtgtgtgcctgtgcgtgttTGCCGAGGAGCTCCGCGGGTGCCATTTATAGTCGCCACCTTACTGCCTCAACGGCGCACCTGGCGCGGCCCCATTGGCtggcggcggccgcggcgcgGCGGGGCTGGATTGTCAGTGCTAATCATCATCCATCCAGGCCATGTTATCCAGCTCGATTATGATTACGCCCTGTCGCACTCACTGATTGTTCTCTCAGAACCAACTACTCGTTGGCTCAGGCTGGATACGTGTTTGTGCATGTTCAGATCCTTCCATGCATGTATGATTGAGTTAGGTTAGTTGTTAATTAGCGAAAGACACGCTTATTGTGTGATACTATGGTTAGCTAGCATTGTTAGAGCATCTCTAGTCTATCTGCAAAGTTAGTTACCAAGAACCTATATACAAAACATTTTTGGTGGGTGAAACTTCCGATCTACTCCCTTCATCCGAAAAAACTTGTCCCTTAAATAGATGTACCTAGCACcaagttagtgctagatacatccatttgaggagCAAGCTTGGGACAagttttttcggacggagggagtattcgtAATCAAGCATGACAGAACACTAGatataataaaaattacaaccaGGTCTATCAAGCAACTAACAACGACCACAAGTACTAAATCAAGGTGAAGGTGCGCCACGCTCTTCGCCCCTCCCTTACCGGAACGGGCAGACCTTTTTGTAGTAGACAGTCAGGAAGCCATCCCAAAATTAACTTTTCAACATATTTTTTGCTAATTCACAACTCATTTTACAAtgaaattattattattattattttcacaatATTACATAAAACCGGAAAATAGAACATTTTGGAATCTATTTTTCATTTCGTCTAACACATGGCGTTCCTCGCGAGCCGGAGTGTCTGGTGGCCTGTGGGAGCTCGCTCCAGACACCGCGGTGGCCGGACGGGGAGCGTGCACGGAGCAAGAGATGTGTCATGGCCCAATAGCCGGCCTCGGCGACGACCAAGGCTGCCTCTCCGCTCTGGATTAAAGTGGTGGCCGACGATCAATTCTTTTGGTTTGTGTCTTAAAACCTTTTGGGTGTTAAACATTGTCACGTTACAAGTCTGTACCGCAGCCTTGTACCTCAAGATATTGGAGTAGTTAGGAAGATCCTTTTATCTTTATCTCTTGATGTAATCTTCCCTTATCTCTCCATGTATCTCTCAACCGTATATGTATGCCTCATGCGAGATCGGGCCTTGCCAATATCAATATATACATGCGGGCTCCTGTGTATAGGAGTTGAGACGCTTCGATCTATTATCTCACATGGTATTAGAGCTACCCTCTTCCCCTTCGTCTAGCTATCCCTCCCATCCTTCCCTTCCACCTCCAAACTCGACTATGTCGACATCCACCGCGGTAGTCTCCTCTGGCCTCAACAACAATGTCTCCGAACCCCTCACACGATCCAACTATGTTCTCTGGCGCGCTCAAGCTCGCTCCCAGATCATGGGGGCCGGCCTCTTTGGGTACGTCGACAAAACCCTAGAACAACTATCCAAAACCATCACCAGCAAGAATGCGGAGGGCAAAGATCAGGTGGCTGTGAGCCCTGCTTATGCGCCTTGGCTCATCCAAGATCAGCAAATAGTTGCCTATCTTCTTCGCAATCTCTCCAAAGAAGTCCTAGTGCAAGTCGCATCTCTTGAAACCTCCCATGCCATCTGGTCCGCCCTCGCCAACATGTTCTCTGCCCAATCCCGCTCCCGCTGCAACCACATCCGCATCGCACTCACCACCGCCCAGAAGGGAACCCAGTCGGCTGCTGCATACTTCGGCTATATGCGGGGTCTTGCCGATGAGATCGCAGCAGGAGGGAAACCCATAGATGAGGACGAGCTCCTCTCCCACATCATCTCCGGGCTTGACATGGAGTACCAGCCCATCATCAGCGCCTTGGACGTGCGACCTGAGCCGACCACGGTCGACGAGCTCTTCAGCATGGTATCCACCTTTGACCAGTGAGTCGAGATGTTCCAGGGCACAGGCGGCCAAGCTTTCAAGTCTTCGGCAATGCCGTTTCTCGCGGTCGGGGTGGCTCCTCCAAAGGCTAccgtggcggtggcggcggcccTCGTCGCGGAGGACAtgatggcagcggtggtggtggCCACTACGGTAGTGGTGGCGGCGGCCACTACTCCAACCCCCACGGTGGTGGTAGCGGCGGCCACTATAGAGATGGTGGCAGCAACCATGGCGGTGGCTATGGCGGCCACTACTCCAACTCCGGCGGCAGTGGAGGAAACAACTACAACACCAACGCCGGTCGCCCCTTCTACAACAACAACAGGGGAGGCCaaaacaactacaacaacaatTTCAGAGGGTATGATGAATATGAAGGAAAATGTCAGATTTGCAAGAAAACTAATCATATTGCAAAAGAATGCAAGTGGCGCTATGCAGATGATAACTCCCAGAAGAAAAAGGTTGCCGCAGCAGCCAACAAGTCATATGGTGTAGATACCAACTGCTATGTGGACTCTCGTGCAACCGACCACATCACCCATGAGTTGGAAAAAGTCACCATGCATGAAAGATATCATGGACATGATCAAGTCCACAATGCGATGGTACAGGTATGGAGATAAGCAACATTGGCCATTCAATTATTCATTCCCGACATAGAGATATTCATCTAAATAATATTCATCACTGTCCTAGTTCATCCAAAAATCTCCTTTCCGTTCATCGCATTGCTCTTGATAATCATGTCTTTCTAGAATTTCACCCATTCTTCTTTTTGATCAAGGATCAGGTCACGAGGCAGGTTCTCTACCGAGGTAGATGTGTGGATGGACTTTACCTGTTGATTCCCCAAGTTTGCAGATTCAATAAACAAGTGTGTAGTGCCATTAGACTCTCACTTGAGCGATGGCATGCTCGTTTAGGCCATCTCTCTTTCTCTATTGTTAAGCAAGTTCTTAGCAAAAATAAACTCTAATTTGTTGGAGAGCACAATCCTGAAACAGTGTGTGATTCTTGTCAAAAATCAAAAAGTCATCAGTTGTCATACCCTATATCAACTAGTGTTTCTACCAAACCACTACAACTTATATTTTCTGATGTATGGGGGCCTGCTCCTCTTTCTGTTGGTAGACATGCTTATTATGTTAGCTTCATTGATGATTTTAGAAAATATACATGGATATATCTCCTCAAAAAACGATCTGATGTCTTTCAAGTCTTTCTCAATTTTCAAGCTCTTGTTGAAAGACAGTTTGATAGTAAAATCCTTGCTGTTCAATCCGACTGGGGGAGGGGGGTGAATATGAAAAGTTAAATTCCTTCTTTCAGAAATTGGGAATATCTCATCATGTTTCTTGCCCACACGCACACCAGCAAAACGGCTCTGCCGAGCGTAAACATAGACACATAGTTGAGGTAGATCTTGCTTTGCTTGTTGCTGCATCTATGCCACTGGAATTTTGGGACGAAGCATTTCTTACTGCTGTGCATCTCATAAACATCTTGCCAAGTCGTGTCATCAAATATGACACTCCCACTGAACGGCTTTTGCATGCTAAACCGAACTATACTCCACTTCGTGTGTTTGGCTGTGCATGTTGGCCTAATCTTCGTCCTTAAAACAATCGAAAACTTATGTTTCGTTCCAAGCAATGCGTATTTCTTGGCTATAGTGCACAACACAAAGGAGTTAAATGTCTAGATATTCCCACTGGACGCGTCCACATCTCTCGTGGCGTTGTCTTTGATGAAACACAATTCCCTTTTGCCAAACTCCACCCCAACGCCGGTGCACTCCTCTGAAAAGAAATCCTTATGTTTCCTCCACATCTCTCTGGTATTGATAGTGGGGAAGAAAATAATTGTTTTGGTCCATTATTGCCTAACTCTCCTAAGGTTTGCACAATTGTACTGTTTCAAAAATATCAGCTGCAGAAAATGGTGCAAACACTGTTGAAAACAGGTTGGAAAATACTGCTACAGTGCAAGATTTCATGTGCACACActtccactacaagaaatatgtcaactagtgaccttctgtcagtgactctggaagaattggtcatagatctatgaccatttgagaccaattggtcaaaagctgttcggggggctccaaaccctatactataacgaccatttttgtcaaaaaggtcgtaa
The sequence above is a segment of the Aegilops tauschii subsp. strangulata cultivar AL8/78 chromosome 6, Aet v6.0, whole genome shotgun sequence genome. Coding sequences within it:
- the LOC109762837 gene encoding sucrose:sucrose 1-fructosyltransferase is translated as MSMETRDRGSMPALVPCSYAQLPLDDDEAQAGRARPGRTGPVCAAVLLTLAAVLLAVAALAGVRLASELPASGIVMSGHPTEVDAAPMSTSSRGPESGVSEKTSGASAHGGMLGADAGGNAFPWSNAMLQWQRTGFHFQPEKNWMNDPNGPVYYKGWYHLFYQYNPDGAIWGNKIAWGHAASRDLLHWRHLPVAMSPDQWYDMNGVWSGSATVLPDGRIVMLYTGSTNASVQVQCLAFPSDPSDPLLINWTKYENNPVMYPPPGVGEKDFRDPTTAWFDGSDDTWRLVIGSKDDRHAGMVMTYKTKDFIDYELVPGLLHRVPGTGMWECIDLYPVGGARGIDMTDAVEAAYTNGGDDVLHVMKESSDDDRHDYYALGRYDAAKNIWTPLDTDADVGVGLRYDWGKFYASKTFYDPAKKRRVLWGWVGETDSERADVAKGWASLQSIPRTVVLDTKTGSNLLQWPVQEVETLRTNSTDLGQVTIDHGSVFPLSLHRATQLDIQASFHIDSLDLAAANEADIGYNCSTSGGAAGRGALGPFGFLVLADARHHGGDAERTAVYFYVSRGLDGGLRTHFCHDETRSSRAYDIVKRVVGNTVPVLSGEDLSVRVLVDHSIVESFAMDGRSTVTSRVYPTEAIYANAGVYLFNNATGAQVTATSLVVHEMDSSYNQAYMASM